A single region of the Podospora pseudopauciseta strain CBS 411.78 chromosome 1, whole genome shotgun sequence genome encodes:
- the CPA2_1 gene encoding carbamoyl-phosphate synthase (glutamine-hydrolyzing) cpa2 (EggNog:ENOG503NUIJ; COG:E; COG:F): protein MLSTVYKAGRAPALLRHGRRVAVAPQTAQLRSLTSGVQSLPVRQPTESPIARLQKRFLSVSAARPGNAAQSAPNPYAYLDSGVIKPKEFVDVKKVLVIGSGGLAIGQAGEFDYSGSQALKALKEAGVSSVLMNPNIATIQTNHSLADEVYYLPITPEYVEYVIQKERPDGIFLSFGGQTALNLGVQMEKLGMFEKYGVRVLGTSVRTLELSEDRDLFAKALEEINIPIAKSIAVNTLDDALEAARNIGYPIIVRAAYALGGLGSGFANNEEELRNMAARSLTLSPQILVEKSLKGWKEVEYEVVRDANNNCITVCNMENFDPLGIHTGDSIVVAPSQTLSDEEYHMLRSAAIKIVRHLGVVGECNVQYALQPDGLDYRVIEVNARLSRSSALASKATGYPLAYTAAKIGLGHTLPELPNAVTKTTTANFEPSLDYIVTKIPRWDLSKFQHVKRDIGSAMKSVGEVMAIGRTFEESFQKAIRQVDPNFVGFQGAKFEDLDFELQNPTDRRWLAVGQAMLHENYTVDRVHELTKIDKWFLHKLQNIVDCTKELQQIGSLQGLKKENVLKAKKMGFSDKQIAHAVNSTEDEVRARRLEFGIRPWVKKIDTLAAEFPADTNYLYTTYNASTHDINFEDKGTVILGSGVYRIGSSVEFDWCAVSATRALKAMGEKTVMINSNLQSGPSSLLWLSTPSLRARAWLCRTVSRTCACPISCSCLVLPDLSRQQRALEGAAARGRLRILKTAAFVNPAQMCLEWRQDLVRIC from the exons ATGTTGTCGACCGTGTACAAGGCGGGTCGTGCCCCTGCCCTCCTCCGACATGGTCGACGGGTCGCCGTCGCACCACAAACCGCCCAATTGAGGTCCCTCACCTCGGGCGTCCAGAGCCTCCCCGTCCGTCAACCAACCGAGTCGCCAATTGCTCGTCTCCAGAAGCGCTTCCTCTCAGTGTCTGCCGCCAGACCTGGCAACGCTGCCCAGTCCGCCCCTAACCCCTATGCCTACCTCGACAGTGGCGTAATAAAGCCAAAGGAGTTTGTCGATGTGAAGAAGGTGCTTGTTATCGGATCCGGTGGTCTTGCCATTGGCCAGGCCGGCGAGTTTGACTACTCCG GATCCCAGGCACTCAAGGCCTTGAAGGAAGCCGGCGTTTCTTCCGTTCTTATGAACCCCAATATCGCTACCATTCAAACCAACCACTCGCTCGCCGACGAGGTGTACTACCTGCCCATCACCCCCGAGTATGTCGAGTATGTGATCCAGAAGGAAAGGCCAGATGGTATCTTCCTCTCTTTCGGTGGTCAGACTGCCCTGAACCTTGGTGTCCAGATGGAGAAGTTGGGCATGTTCGAGAAGTACGGCGTCAGAGTGTTGGGCACCAGCGTCAGGACGTTGGAGCTCTCCGAGGACAGAGATCTGTTCGCCAAGGCTCTGGAGGAGATCAACATCCCCATTGCCAAGTCTATTGCCGTCAACACCCTGGACGATGCTCTCGAGGCTGCCCGCAACATTGGGTACCCAATTATTGTCCGCGCTGCTTATGCGCTTGGTGGTCTTGGTTCTGGTTTCGCCAAcaacgaggaggagctgcgCAACATGGCTGCCCGGTCTCTGACTCTCTCCCCCCAAATCTTGGTCGAGAAGTCTCTCAAGGGCTGGAAGGAAGTTGAATATGAGGTCGTGCGTGATGCGAACAACAACTGCATCACTGTGTGCAACATGGAGAACTTTGACCCCTTGGGTATCCACACTGGTGACTCGATTGTCGTTGCGCCCAGTCAGACCCTGAGTGATGAGGAGTACCACATGCTTCGTTCCGCTGCCATCAAGATTGTCCGTCACTTGGGCGTCGTTGGTGAGTGCAACGTCCAGTATGCGCTCCAGCCTGATGGGTTGGACTACAGAGTCATCGAGGTCAATGCTCGTCTCTCTCGTTCGTCCGCCCTGGCTTCCAAGGCCACCGGTTACCCATTGGCGTACACTGCTGCCAAGATTGGTCTTGGACACACTCTTCCTGAGCTTCCCAATGCCGtcaccaagaccaccacTGCCAATTTCGAGCCCTCGCTCGATTACATTGTCACCAAGATTCCCCGCTGGGATTTGTCCAAGTTTCAGCACGTCAAGCGTGACATTGGTAGCGCCATGAAGTCTGTCGGTGAGGTTATGGCCATTGGTCGTACCTTTGAGGAGTCTTTCCAGAAGGCCATCAGACAGGTTGACCCCAACTTTGTCGGCTTCCAGGGTGCCAAGTTTGAGGATCTCGACTTTGAGCTCCAGAACCCAACTGACCGCCGCTGGTTGGCTGTCGGCCAGGCCATGCTCCACGAGAACTACACTGTTGACCGTGTCCACGAGCTGACCAAGATCGACAAGTGGTTTTTGCACAAGCTCCAGAACATTGTTGACTGCACTAAGGAGCTCCAGCAGATTGGCAGCCTCCAAGGCCTCAAGAAGGAGAACGtgctcaaggccaagaagatggGTTTCTCTGACAAGCAGATTGCTCATGCTGTCAACAGCACTGAGGACGAGGTTCGCGCCCGCAGATTGGAGTTTGGCATCCGCCCCTGGGTCAAGAAGATCGATACCCTCGCTGCCGAGTTCCCTGCCGATACCAACTACCTGTACACCACCTACAACGCCTCGACCCACGATATCAACTTCGAGGACAAGGGTACCGTCATTCTCGGCAGCGGTGTCTACCGCATTGGTAGCTCCGTCGAGTTCGATTGGTGCGCTGTCAGCGCCACTCGTGCCCTGAAGGCCATGGGTGAGAAGACGGTCATGATTAAC TCAAACCTCCAGTCTGGCCCTAGTAGTCTACTCTGGCTTTCAACACCTTCCCTGCGTGCCCGGGCCTGGTTGTGCAGGACAGTATCGCGTACTTGTGCCTGTCCGATTT CTTGCTCGTGCCTTGTCTTGCCTGATCTTTCACGACAGCAGCGCGCCCTCGAGGGCGCAGCCGCTCGTGGTCGCCTCAGGATATTGAAAACAGCAGCATTTGTCAACCCGGCTCAGATGTGTCTTGAATGGCGGCAAGATCTAGTTCGTATATGTTGA
- a CDS encoding hypothetical protein (COG:A; EggNog:ENOG503NWTY; BUSCO:EOG0926307V), translating to MADSKPQFVRLTSHRAFTQRLVLATLSGKPIHITKIRSTSPTNPGLAPHEVSFLRLLEAVTNGSVIDVSYSGTTLAYQPGLITGSVPGAGTFLSNDLIEHTIPANNTRGITYFLLPLALLAPFSKAHMNVRFSGPGVITSSTNAPGDLSIDTFRTAILPLYGLFGIPPARIELRVLSRSCPGPGGKGGGGVVELRFASQVRLPKTLHLNRKPGRIRRIRGVAYCTGVSASHNNRMITSARGVLNQLVSDVHVAAQYDPAPLVQEKGSTMKKKIGIGFGLSLVAESSAEGVIYAADVVAPPEGGVVPEDVGTRCAYQLLEVIAQGGCVSAAAAPTVLTLMAMGSEDMGRVRLGRDVLGREETIGLARDLKAFGAASWGIRDADKDEDEATGELIVSVKGVGNIGRKVA from the exons aTGGCAGACTCAAAACCTCAATTCGTCCGCCTAACAAGCCACCGCGCCTTCACCCAgcgcctcgtcctcgccacCCTGTCTGGCAAACCCATCCACATCACCAAAATCcgatccacctccccaaccaaccccggCCTCGCCCCCCACGAAGTCTccttcctccgcctccttgaAGCCGTCACCAACGGCTCCGTAATCGATGTTTCCTACAGCGGCACAACCCTCGCCTACCAACCCGGCCTCATCACCGGCAGCGTTCCCGGCGCGGGCACATTCCTCTCAAACGACCTAATAGAACACACGATCcccgccaacaacacccgtGGCATCActtacttcctcctcccgctcgcCTTACTAGCCCCCTTCTCAAAAGCCCATATGAATGTCCGTTTCTCTGGGCCGGGTGTCATCACTTCGTCTACCAACGCCCCAGGGGATCTCTCCATCGATACCTTCCGAACCGCCATCCTGCCATTGTACGGTCTATTCGGCATCCCCCCCGCGCGTATCGAGCTCCGAGTCCTCTCCCGTTCCTGCCCAGGGCcaggagggaagggaggcggcggtgtAGTCGAGCTTCGCTTCGCCAGCCAAGTCCGTCTTCCCAAAACCCTTCACCTGAATCGCAAACCGGGAAGGATCAGGAGGATCAGAGGAGTGGCGTACTGCACGGGTGTGTCGGCGTCGCACAACAATCGCATGATCACTTCTGCTAGGGGAGTTCTCAACCAGCTGGTGAGCGATGTTCACGTGGCGGCGCAGTATGATCCTGCGCCGTTGGTGCAGGAGAAGGGGAGcacgatgaagaagaagattggtATTGGTTTTGGCTTGTCCCTCGTGGCGGAATCGAGCGCGGAGGGGGTTATCTATGCGGCGGACGTGGTTGCCCCTccggagggtggtgttgtacCCGAGGATGTCGGCACGAGATGCGCGTATCAACTGCTTGAGGTGATCGCGCAGGGAGGGTGTGtcagtgctgctgctgcgccgaCGGTATTGACGCTGATGGCTATGGGGTCAGAGGACATGGGCAGAGTGAGATTAGGGAGGGATGTACTTGGAAGGGAAGAGACAATCGGCCTGGCAAGAGATCTGAAAGCGTTTGGTGCGGCCAGCTGGGGCATAAGAGATGCTGATaaagacgaagacgaagcCACAGGGGAACTGATCGTTTCCGTCAAGG GTGTGGGCAATATCGGCAGGAAGGTAGCGTGA
- a CDS encoding hypothetical protein (EggNog:ENOG503P3W5; COG:S) — translation MNDDPGSSSTARPNTNTTDPDHSEGSTTEASSRNDGQSSDSEVKNKQRVGLAKKLEFVTHLQRSLDMLVWSYMCTLYYMECSLSRLIIRGLPHVAFLSPKEGLLLPAQRPHLFAIFLPAFFCILFHLVLSLPVAGEATRGYLQGGVLIDFIGQQPPKTRLTFLSIDITIFLIQCLMLAVHQDRERLKKAVFPSLRTIIPGDEAQLDVPPAIAQDHNAEERGVLSDQTFMVDNEGIELRPLGQSGREGDNDNDNDERERMGSGPYASVTTTVDMIDIMRSGNAVLGNFHVVNAVRTVGSGVQNTAAYSLRSFGYNATLAALAAERRSRLVRLRQPGTATTLPT, via the exons ATGAACGATGATCCGGGCTCGAGCTCCACGGCCcgccccaacaccaacaccacagaCCCAGATCACTCCGAAGGGTCCACAACAGAGGCCAGCAGTAGGAACGATGGCCAGTCCAGCGACTCTGAGGTCAAGAATAAGCAACGGGTGGGCTtggccaagaagctcgagTTTGTGACACACCTTCAGAGGAGTCTCGACATGCTGGTCTGGTCGTATATGTGCACACTATACTACATGGA AtgctccctctcccgacTCATAATCCGCGGCCTTCCCCACgtcgccttcctctccccaaaaGAAGGCCTCCTCCTGCCTGCTCAGCGTCCACATCTcttcgccatcttcctcccagCTTTTTTCTGCATACTCTTCCATctcgtcctctccctccccgtcgcAGGCGAAGCAACGCGAGGATACCTCCAGGGCGGTGTCCTAATCGACTTCATCGGCCAGCAGCCGCCCAAAACCCGACTGACCTTCCTCTCCATTGACATCACAATATTCCTCATACAATGCCTCATGCTCGCCGTCCACCAAGACCGCGAGCGCCTCAAAAAGGCAGTCTTCCCCTCGCTGAGAACTATTATCCCCGGCGACGAGGCGCAACTAGACGTCCCCCCGGCAATAGCGCAGGACCACAACGCGGAAGAGAGAGGGGTGCTAAGCGACCAGACATTTATGGTGGATAACGAAGGGATCGAACTGCGGCCGCTCGGCCAATCTGGGAGGGAAGGAGATAATGACAATGATAATGACGAACGAGAAAGGATGGGATCGGGGCCGTATGCCTCTGTGACGACAACGGTGGACATGATAGATATCATGCGGTCTGGCAACGCGGTGCTGGGGAATTTCCACGTTGTGAATGCCGTCAGGACGGTGGGAAGCGGGGTACAGAATACGGCAGCGTACTCGTTGCGAAGTTTTGGTTATAACGCTACTCTTGCAGCTTTGGCGGctgagaggaggagcaggctggTTAGGTTGCGGCAGCCGGGAACGGCGACAACATTGCCAACATAA
- a CDS encoding hypothetical protein (COG:S; EggNog:ENOG503NUFM), whose product MREELAVGQSLGDWFGCASRKAPKILEGPGCFCRAVRGAESLSTGIGEPIRDFGAVRDQRWGQKVTELSEPVRIDGMKQAIHSFSFQRLFSCLFLSSSHAFPMPPRTLSLDLGRTSNYVCKSCLAHLRPVTNQPPQWLARQASTARSLRSRTRKPATELKDKDPDPVEIQRMLAEDLFNGSAAQSNLDIKYFSENIKTSERKSLQTNEEFSEDSTGLDHEVLTSIEDLERRMLDTLKLINTMEKEGKKEKAAQLRKQFKTTIRAQYKGKVGPGGEAYGVLRIKGFSGPRYRVVEDLNIFLAREKVLEKGVPSHKDLAECWKFYSSARKTLALDWAKVPREVWDFLFMVLSFDSRDNPNRMQHTYVLAKDMQAAKVPLSDSQQLLAIEAMFIEGWETEAIDAWKKAVITIGSNKETFTPYYELGVRMCALHGDVERAQQAADTLLRSSHPPSPRIIIPIVRALAAKESMLDEAWERYQDMRTLLGGSMTIEDYDEIIGSFLTVGAVEQGLQAFVDMMFSEAIDIRGRDRLPMVVGNHFFTGKWLKRLIGAGDLDGAYKVVTYLQKKGIITAPVQLNGLIAAWMRSGAAENLEKADKVAWQMIQARLDFVELRKRESIANGNITLYNPKPNAVNEKQELKNEVEPKCLTRATAETFSLLAENYCSRRLHERLEELFKVLDQAEIMPTTFLMNQLIRSYSQANETKKALNLYSRLADEIGVQPDGHTFLTMFNSLSVNRLIKRIPTFTEHDVASARKFFKDMVETRWEFDTPELFGQLPRTILFSMFKAKDWVGAIVACRAMRRIFGFHPTDALLVELMSGIGSLQVKTKRNTLRLTEGARIIENFKHGYRKDLIKQGHPGEEMTPEELVEENHAVFEQIVYRKAKVRQVVPEDLKKWVGEVSKEMGVYDIVVKGDQEAISECMKFDRQAIMG is encoded by the exons atgcgtGAGGAATTGGCGGTTGGCCAAAGCCTGGGGGATTGGTTTGGATGCGCCAGTCGCAAAGCTCCCAAAATTTTGGAGGGTCCAGGCTGTTTCTGCCGGGCGGTCAGAGGTGCCGAGAGCTTATCGACAGGGATTGGAGAGCCGATAAGAGATTTTGGCGCAGTCCGGGATCAAAGGTGGGGCCAAAAAGTGACGGAGCTGTCTGAGCCGGTGCGAATTGATGGGATGAAGCAGGCAATccattctttttctttccagagacttttttcttgtttgttCCTCTCAA GTAGCCACGCCTTCCCGATGCCTCCTAGAACCCTTTCCCTCGATCTTGGTCGAACGAGCAACTATGTTTGCAAATCGTGTCTCGCCCACTTGCGCCCAGtgaccaaccaacccccgcAATGGTTAGCAAGACAGGCCTCAACGGCCAGAAGCCTTCGATCTCGAACGAGAAAACCGGCAACCGAACTAAAAGACAAGGACCCTGATCCCGTCGAGATCCAGCGAATGTTGGCCGAGGACTTGTTCAATGGGTCCGCAGCACAGTCGAACCTCGATATCAAGTACTTCTCAGAAAACATCAAGACTAGCGAGCGCAAGTCTTTACAGACCAATGAAGAGTTTAGTGAGGACAGTACCGGGCTTGACCATGAAGTCCTCACTTCTATCGAAGATCTTGAAAGGCGAATGCTGGACACGTTGAAGTTAATCAACACGATGGAAAAGGAgggaaagaaggaaaaggctgCCCAGCTCAGGAAACAGTTCAAGACAACAATTCGAGCACAGTACAAGGGCAAAGTTGGACCCGGGGGTGAGGCATATGGAGTGCTTCGTATTAAAGGATTTTCCGGTCCAAGATAcagggtggtggaagacCTCAACATCTTTCTCGCACGGGAAAAGGTGTTGGAAAAGGGCGTGCCTTCACACAAGGACCTTGCCGAGTGTTGGAAGTTCTATTCATCAGCGCGGAAGACACTTGCCCTAGACTGGGCCAAGGTTCCGCGGGAGGTCTGGGACTTTCTGTTTATGGTCCTGTCCTTTGACAGCCGTGACAATCCCAACCGCATGCAACATACTTACGTGCTGGCAAAGGATATGCAGGCTGCCAAAGTACCCTTGAGTGACTCGCAACAGCTCTTGGCTATTGAAGCCATGTTCATTGAGGGGTGGGAAACCGAGGCTATCGATGCATGGAAAAAGGCTGTCATCACGATTGGGTCAAACAAGGAGACTTTCACGCCTTACTATGAGCTCGGAGTACGGATGTGCGCGCTCCACGGAGATGTTGAACGAGCGCAGCAGGCAGCAGATACGCTCCTCCGGTCGTCACATCCACCAAGTCCTCGAATTATCATCCCCATAGTACGAGCACTAGCAGCCAAAGAGTCAATGCTCGATGAAGCATGGGAACGTTACCAGGATATGCGCACGCTTCTTGGAGGCAGCATGACGATAGAGGACTACGATGAAATCATTGGCTCGTTCCTGACAGTCGGCGCGGTCGAACAAGGCCTTCAGGCTTTTGTCGACATGATGTTCTCCGAGGCGATCGATATTCGGGGAAGGGACCGCTTACCAATGGTGGTTGGCAACCACTTCTTCACCGGGAAGTGGCTCAAGAGACTTATAGGAGCGGGCGACCTCGACGGCGCTTACAAAGTGGTAACCTACCTGCAGAAGAAGGGCATCATCACAGCGCCTGTCCAACTCAATGGTCTCATCGCCGCGTGGATGAGGTCAGGGGCCGCTGAGAACCTGGAAAAGGCCGACAAAGTGGCATGGCAGATGATCCAAGCCCGCCTGGACTTTGTCGAGCTGCGAAAGCGAGAGTCTATCGCAAACGGCAACATCACACTCTACAATCCCAAACCTAATGCCGTAAACGAGAAACAAGAACTGAAAAACGAAGTCGAGCCCAAGTGCCTGACAAGGGCAACGGCGGAAACTTTCTCTCTGCTCGCGGAAAACTACTGCTCTCGCAGGCTTCACGAACGTCTGGAGGAGCTGTTCAAGGTGCTCGACCAAGCAGAGATTATGCCGACAACCTTCCTCATGAACCAGCTCATCCGCTCATACTCCCAGGCGAATGAAACCAAAAAGGCGCTGAACTTGTACAGCAGGTTGGCGGATGAGATTGGTGTCCAGCCAGATGGGCACACGTTCCTGACCATGTTCAACTCGTTGTCTGTCAACCGGCTTATTAAGCGCATTCCCACCTTTACTGAGCACGACGTCGCCAGCGCGAGGAAATTTTTCAAGGATATGGTGGAGACCAGGTGGGAATTCGACACCCCGGAGCTCTTTGGCCAGTTGCCTAGGACGATCTTGTTCAGCATGTTCAAAGCCAAGGACTGGGTTGGCGCCATCGTTGCCTGTCGGGCAATGAGGCGCATTTTCGGCTTCCATCCTACAGACGCTCTTCTTGTCGAGCTGATGTCAGGTATTGGCTCCTTGCAGGTCAAGACGAAGAGGAACACGCTCCGTCTGACGGAGGGGGCCCGCATTATTGAGAACTTTAAGCACGGTT
- a CDS encoding hypothetical protein (COG:A; EggNog:ENOG503NZGT), which translates to MFMGGFAFKSDMPLLFRVRVFLAPATLYLAHGLISPIALTLSPRFIKNSPSTSNNEHCPRLKTLATSALSNNLTYYPSAVYPPHQPQTLKMSTTNNNNHPQEEEEDDYMSPLFLAPSTTTSSALPIKESSLQRRARLKREAEARSRPKSKAELAQEAELQREKAHSTSLLASKPQSKGLAMMAKMGFRPGSTLGSSSSGSAEPIRVSIKEGKEGIGLESERKRKLRELVENMEKMEKKIKVGEVDYRERMRQEREEQRLEGQVRGAQKVAEGLDSERAKERGEEMGKRRLKGIPVVWRGLVKTREESERDRRMRRDLEEHAMSRLPTYNDGDEDADDRKALGKKKVVYEVAEDLDEEDEELDEFNGLTGEEKLRRLVEYLRKEHHYCFWCKFKYEDERMEGCPGLTEEEHD; encoded by the coding sequence ATGTTTATGGGGGGTTTTGCTTTCAAAAGTGACATGCCGTTGCTtttcagggttagggtcttTCTTGCGCCAGCAACCCTCTATCTAGCGCACGGGCTCATCTCACCCATTGCTCTTACACTCAGTCCTCGTTTCATTAAAAACTCTCCTTCAACATCAAACAACGAGCACTGCCCACGACTCAAAACATTAGCGACATCAGCCTTGTCAAACAACCTCACATACTATCCCTCAGCAGTCTatccaccacaccaaccccaaaccctcaaaatgagcaccaccaacaacaacaaccacccccaagaggaagaagaagacgactaCATgtcccccctcttcctcgcgcCCTCCACaacgacctcctccgccctcccaaTAAAAGAATCCTCCCTCCAACGCCGCGCCCGTCTCAAGCGCGAGGCCGAGGCCCGTTCCCGCCCCAAATCAAAAGCTGAACTCGCCCAGGAAGCCGAGTTGCAACGCGAAAAAGCGCATTCTACCTCTTTGCTGGCGTCAAAACCCCAGTCGAAAGGCctggcgatgatggcgaagATGGGGTTCAGACCTGGGTCTACACTGGGGTCGAGCAGTTCTGGGTCGGCGGAGCCGATCAGGGTTTCGAtcaaggaggggaaggaggggattGGGCTGGAGAGTGAGAGGAAACGGAAGctgagggagttggtggagaacatggagaagatggagaagaagattaaGGTCGGGGAGGTGGATTACAGGGAGCGGATgaggcaggagagggaggagcagaggttggaggggcAGGTTAGGGGTGCTCAAaaggtggcggaggggttggattcGGAGAGGGCtaaggaaaggggggaggagatggggaagaggaggttgaaagGGATACCGgttgtttggagggggttggtcaAGACTAGGGAGGAGAGCGAGAGGGATAGGAGAATGAGgagggatttggaggagCATGCTATGTCACGGTTGCCGACGTAtaatgatggggatgaggatgcgGACGATAGGAAGGcgttggggaagaagaaggtggtgtatgaggtggcggaggatttggatgaggaggatgaggagttgGATGAGTTTAATGGGttgacgggggaggagaagttgaggaggttggtggagtATTTGAGAAAGGAGCATCATTACTGCTTTTGGTGCAAGTTCAAGTACGAGGAtgagaggatggaggggtgtCCGGGgttgacggaggaggagcatgaTTGA
- the CPA2_2 gene encoding carbamoyl-phosphate synthase (glutamine-hydrolyzing) cpa2 (EggNog:ENOG503NUIJ; COG:E; COG:F), which yields MRSMILKYNPETTSTDFDEADRLYFEELSYERVMDIYGLENASGVVVSVGGQLPQNIALRLQETGKANVLGTDPRDIDKAEDRQKFSEILDSIGVDQPAWKELTSVEAAEKFAQEVGYPVLVRPSYVLSGAAMTVIRSQEDLKDKLEAASNVSPDHPVVISKFIEGAQEIDVDGVASKGELIIHAVSEHVEQAGVHSGDATLVLPPANLDQDTMDRVKEIAQKVAKAWNITGPFNMQIIRAEDPEGGVPALKVIECNLRASRSFPFVSKVLGTNFIDVATKALVGKDVPQPTDLMAVKRDYLATKVPQFSWTRLAGADPFLGVEMASTGEMACFGKNLVEAYWASLQSAMNFRVPEPGEGILFGGELSKNWLATVVDYLAPLGYKLYAADVEVKEYLETKSKHKINVEVIEFPKEDKRALREVFKKYDIRGVFNLAQARGKTVMDVDYVMRRNAVDFGVPLFMEPQTAMLFAQCMSEKLPRPEGIPSEVRRWSDFIGGKPL from the exons ATGAGGTCTATGATACTAAAA TATAATCCCGAGACCACGTCGACCGATTTTGACGAAGCCG ACCGCCTTTATTTCGAAGAGTTGAGCTATGAGCGTGTGATGGATATCTACGGGCTCGAGAACGCCagcggtgtggtggtgtctgTCGGTGGCCAGCTTCCCCAAAACATTGCCCTTCGTCTCCAGGAGACTGGCAAGGCCAACGTTCTCGGAACCGACCCCCGTGACATCGACAAGGCTGAGGACAGACAGAAGTTCTCCGAGATCCTCGACTCCATCGGAGTTGACCAGCCCGCCTGGAAGGAGTTGACCTCCGTCGAGGCTGCCGAGAAGTTTGCCCAGGAGGTCGGCTACCCTGTCCTTGTTCGTCCCAGTTACGTCCTTTCTGGTGCTGCTATGACTGTCATTCGCAGCCAGGAGGACCTCAAGGACAAGCTTGAGGCTGCTTCCAACGTCTCCCCTGACCACCCCGTCGTCATCAGCAAGTTCATCGAGGGTGCTCAGGAgattgatgttgatggtgttgccTCCAAGGGTGAGCTGATCATCCACGCCGTCAGTGAGCACGTCGAGCAGGCTGGTGTCCACTCTGGTGATGccaccctcgtcctccctcCTGCCAACTTGGACCAGGACACCATGGACCGTGTCAAGGAGATTGCGCAGAAGGTCGCCAAGGCCTGGAACATCACCGGTCCCTTCAACATGCAGATCATTCGCGCTGAGGATCCCGAGGGAGGTGTGCCCGCCCTCAAGGTCATCGAGTGCAACCTCCGTGCCTCTCGTTCTTTCCCCTTCGTCAGCAAGGTCCTCGGCACCAACTTCATTGACGTTGCCACCAAGGCCCTTGTCGGCAAGGACGTTCCCCAGCCCACCGACCTCATGGCTGTCAAGCGTGACTACTTGGCCACCAAGGTTCCCCAGTTCTCCTGGACCCGTCTCGCTGGCGCCGACCCCTTCCTTGGCGTCGAGATGGCTTCCACCGGTGAGATGGCCTGCTTCGGCAAGAACCTCGTTGAGGCCTACTGGGCTTCTCTCCAGTCCGCCATGAACTTCCGCGTCCCTGAGCCTGGTGAGGGTATcctctttggtggtgagctgaGCAAGAACTGGCTTGCCACCGTTGTGGACTACCTTGCTCCTCTTGGCTACAAGCTTTATGCTGCCGAtgtcgaggtcaaggagtACCTCGAGACCAAGTCCAAGCACAAGATCAATGTTGAGGTCATCGAGTTCCCCAAGGAGGACAAGCGCGCCCTCCGTGAGGTGTTCAAGAAGTACGACATTCGCGGTGTCTTCAACCTTGCCCAGGCCCGTGGCAAGACTGTCATGGATGTCGACTACGTCATGCGCCGCAACGCCGTCGACTTTGGCGTGCCATTGTTCATGGAGCCTCAG ACCGCTATGCTCTTCGCCCAGTGCATGAGTGAGAAGCTGCCCAGGCCCGAGGGTATCCCCTCTGAGGTCCGCAGGTGGTCCGACTTCATTGGTGGCAAGCCTTTGTGA